The following coding sequences are from one Geodermatophilus normandii window:
- a CDS encoding DUF4184 family protein, which yields MPFTGSHPAAVLPLLRTGLPASALVAGSLAPDLPYYLPLDLGVRTHTALAVVTTDLLLGALLWAVWHGLLSTPALAWAPGSLAARLPATAAPGLRRRLRTPGRAVRVLAAVPVGAATHVLWDEFTHPGRWGAEHVPALAATWAGEAGYSWAQDLSGAGGALVLAGWLALWWRRTPSAASAGSRPHWWLPWTVLAAAAGAAGAAAAAGAPDLRSGAVWAAFAGGGAALGVAVVLALTWTAYGYGAGRAARR from the coding sequence GTGCCGTTCACGGGAAGCCACCCCGCGGCCGTGCTGCCCCTGCTGCGCACGGGTCTGCCGGCCTCGGCACTGGTCGCCGGCTCGCTGGCTCCCGACCTGCCCTACTACCTGCCGCTCGACCTCGGCGTGCGGACCCACACCGCCCTCGCCGTGGTCACCACCGACCTGCTGCTGGGCGCGCTGCTCTGGGCGGTCTGGCACGGGCTGCTGTCCACCCCGGCGCTCGCCTGGGCGCCGGGGTCGCTGGCGGCCCGGCTGCCCGCCACGGCGGCGCCCGGGCTGCGCCGGAGGCTGCGCACCCCCGGCCGGGCCGTGCGCGTGCTCGCCGCGGTCCCCGTCGGCGCGGCCACGCACGTGCTGTGGGACGAGTTCACCCACCCGGGCCGCTGGGGGGCCGAGCACGTGCCGGCGCTGGCCGCCACCTGGGCCGGGGAGGCCGGGTACTCCTGGGCGCAGGACCTCAGCGGCGCGGGCGGGGCGCTGGTCCTGGCCGGCTGGCTGGCCCTCTGGTGGCGGCGCACCCCGTCGGCGGCGTCGGCGGGATCGCGCCCGCACTGGTGGCTGCCGTGGACGGTCCTCGCGGCAGCCGCCGGTGCCGCCGGCGCGGCCGCGGCCGCGGGCGCGCCGGACCTCCGGTCCGGTGCCGTGTGGGCGGCCTTCGCCGGCGGTGGCGCGGCGCTCGGCGTCGCCGTGGTGCTCGCGTTGACCTGGACGGCGTACGGGTACGGGGCAGGACGGGCCGCCCGGCGCTGA